A stretch of Halocalculus aciditolerans DNA encodes these proteins:
- a CDS encoding sodium:calcium antiporter, which produces MSAVVHLAFVLAGLACLVAGGEAVVRGASALADYFGVSTFFVGVTVVAVGSSVPEIVTSASAAAYGAGDLLVGHIVGSVTSQITLGLGLVGVVSPLAVRRSKALTYGGGMLLAMLVMTAAVLTNGVARVEGLGMIALYLVVLALVARREDDAATASGATLGPRRAVPAVLLGLAVVLVGANLVVTHGVPLARALGVPRYLVGVVTGLGTTLPEVVVSIVAVSRGRDGIAVGTLLGSNITDPLFSLGVGAVVAGVHPTAPVASSLAYMLVASLGVVAALAWRERVGRALGVACLLAFLPTFLLL; this is translated from the coding sequence GTGTCCGCCGTCGTCCACCTCGCGTTCGTGCTCGCCGGCCTCGCGTGCCTCGTCGCGGGCGGCGAGGCGGTCGTCCGCGGCGCGAGCGCGCTCGCCGACTACTTCGGCGTGTCCACGTTCTTCGTCGGCGTCACCGTCGTCGCGGTCGGGTCGAGCGTCCCCGAAATCGTGACGAGCGCGTCCGCCGCGGCGTACGGCGCGGGCGACCTCCTCGTCGGCCACATCGTCGGGAGCGTCACGAGCCAGATTACGCTCGGCCTCGGCCTCGTCGGCGTCGTCTCCCCGCTCGCCGTCCGGCGGTCGAAGGCGCTCACCTACGGCGGCGGGATGCTCCTCGCGATGCTCGTCATGACCGCCGCAGTTCTCACGAACGGCGTCGCGCGCGTCGAGGGGCTCGGGATGATCGCGCTCTACCTCGTCGTGCTCGCGCTCGTCGCGCGCCGCGAAGACGACGCGGCCACGGCGAGCGGGGCGACACTCGGCCCGCGGCGCGCCGTCCCCGCCGTCCTCCTCGGCCTCGCCGTCGTGCTCGTCGGCGCGAACCTCGTCGTCACGCACGGCGTCCCGCTCGCCCGCGCCCTCGGCGTCCCCCGCTACCTCGTCGGCGTCGTCACCGGCCTCGGCACCACCCTCCCCGAAGTCGTCGTCTCCATCGTCGCGGTCTCCCGCGGCCGCGACGGTATCGCCGTCGGCACGCTCCTCGGGAGCAACATCACCGACCCGCTCTTCTCGCTCGGCGTCGGCGCGGTCGTCGCCGGCGTCCACCCGACCGCGCCCGTCGCGTCCTCCCTCGCCTACATGCTCGTCGCCTCCCTCGGCGTCGTCGCCGCGCTCGCGTGGCGCGAACGCGTCGGCCGCGCGCTCGGCGTCGCCTGCCTCCTCGCCTTCCTCCCCACCTTCCTCCTGCTCTAG
- a CDS encoding RNA-guided pseudouridylation complex pseudouridine synthase subunit Cbf5 gives MSLRAPPDDRDVDALLEFGVVRLDKPPGPSAHQVSAWVRDMVGVEKAAHAGTLDPKVTGCLPVLTGAATRLAPALLEGRKEYVSVLELHGDPPSDIDATIAEFEGKLYQKPPRKSAVSRRLRVREIYALDLLELDGRQALLRISCESGTYIRKLCHDLGLAIGTGAHMGDLRRTATGPFDDRDLDTLHDLSDALAAWREDDDDSWIREVVDPGEHALDGIPAITIAPSAAEQVAEGAPVYAPGVIDADDTDENALVACYTPNGAAVCLGRRVGDPDADHGTVVDLERVLV, from the coding sequence ATGAGTCTCCGTGCCCCTCCCGACGACCGCGACGTCGACGCCCTCCTCGAATTCGGCGTGGTGCGCCTCGACAAGCCGCCGGGGCCGTCAGCGCACCAGGTGTCGGCGTGGGTGCGGGACATGGTCGGCGTCGAGAAGGCGGCGCACGCGGGGACGCTCGACCCGAAAGTCACGGGCTGCCTCCCCGTCCTCACGGGCGCGGCGACGCGCCTCGCGCCCGCGCTCCTCGAAGGCCGGAAGGAGTACGTGAGCGTCCTCGAACTGCACGGCGACCCGCCGAGCGACATCGACGCCACCATCGCCGAGTTCGAGGGGAAGCTCTACCAGAAGCCGCCGCGGAAGTCCGCCGTGAGCCGCCGCCTCCGCGTCCGCGAAATCTACGCCCTCGACCTCCTCGAACTCGACGGCCGACAGGCGCTCCTCCGCATCTCCTGTGAGTCCGGGACGTACATCCGAAAACTCTGCCACGACCTCGGGCTCGCCATCGGCACGGGCGCGCACATGGGCGACCTCCGGCGGACGGCGACCGGGCCGTTCGACGACCGCGACCTCGACACCCTCCACGACCTCTCCGACGCGCTCGCCGCCTGGCGCGAGGACGACGACGACTCGTGGATCCGCGAGGTCGTCGACCCCGGCGAACACGCCCTCGACGGCATCCCCGCGATAACTATCGCGCCGTCCGCCGCCGAACAAGTCGCCGAGGGCGCGCCCGTCTACGCGCCCGGCGTCATCGACGCCGACGACACAGACGAGAACGCGCTCGTCGCCTGCTACACGCCGAACGGTGCCGCCGTCTGCCTCGGCCGCCGCGTCGGCGACCCCGACGCCGACCACGGCACCGTCGTCGACCTCGAACGCGTCCTCGTCTGA
- a CDS encoding mechanosensitive ion channel family protein yields MSVPWFERVVAWYGSLPGVAQLVLVAVAVFAVGSVVGRPVIDAVQWRRGTSDAVKEAVESSYVALLAIASVLVGFAMSDVGSMPAATGAVLAAATLSAGIGARDILRNTVSGLLIANTTDVSVGSWIEWGEYEGTVQSISLRQTKIKTWDGESVLVPNSELTNNAVVSPQANGVYRVDYEFGIGYDDDLQAAKACLREEAGRIAGAASEPEPQVAVSDLAPSTVNVQVKVWVHQPTPGKAARVRSALLERGKERLQAEGVSMPKPIRTIDGSVALDREGDRGGYHGVQ; encoded by the coding sequence GTGAGTGTGCCGTGGTTCGAACGCGTCGTGGCGTGGTACGGGTCGTTGCCGGGAGTCGCACAGCTAGTGCTGGTGGCGGTCGCCGTGTTCGCGGTTGGGTCCGTGGTCGGGCGACCCGTCATCGACGCGGTGCAGTGGCGTCGCGGGACGTCCGACGCAGTGAAGGAGGCGGTGGAAAGTTCGTACGTGGCGTTGCTGGCCATCGCGTCGGTGTTGGTAGGGTTCGCGATGAGCGACGTCGGGTCGATGCCGGCGGCAACGGGAGCGGTGTTGGCGGCGGCGACGCTCTCGGCGGGCATCGGCGCGCGGGACATCCTACGGAACACGGTGAGCGGACTGCTCATCGCGAACACGACCGACGTGAGCGTCGGGTCGTGGATCGAGTGGGGTGAGTACGAGGGGACGGTCCAGTCCATCTCGCTCCGGCAGACGAAGATCAAGACGTGGGACGGTGAGAGCGTGCTCGTGCCGAACTCGGAGCTGACGAACAACGCGGTGGTGAGCCCGCAGGCGAACGGCGTCTACCGCGTGGATTACGAGTTCGGCATCGGCTACGACGACGACTTACAGGCGGCGAAGGCGTGTCTGCGCGAGGAGGCGGGGCGTATCGCGGGCGCGGCGAGCGAGCCGGAGCCGCAGGTCGCGGTGAGCGACCTCGCGCCGTCGACGGTGAACGTCCAAGTGAAGGTGTGGGTGCACCAGCCGACACCGGGAAAGGCGGCGCGCGTCCGGTCGGCGCTCCTCGAACGCGGGAAAGAACGCCTCCAAGCGGAGGGCGTCTCGATGCCCAAGCCAATCCGAACCATCGACGGGTCGGTCGCGCTCGACCGCGAGGGCGACCGCGGCGGCTACCACGGCGTACAGTGA
- a CDS encoding DUF106 domain-containing protein encodes MARTEAKVRELIEGDPGMEDAIEALLEHRGEDIEWRDVKGDLTSGQWGRLIEKGVLEESGDAFRLADPDDVEAAVGEDIEYQGDDADDDEGSGWTTWDKLAALVALGMFAGYSYHPVRDAVGSVLNVALGPIADVLPFYLVIMCLAVFTGFYSTLLQANLMDMDKMSDYQERMKDIQERQKAARERGDDEALDQIRDEQMDAMGDQMGMMKQQVRPMVWIMVITIPVFLWMYWKLLAPGHLADAQKLITLPFIGETNLTAGVLGPIQAWILWYFLCSMGFSQVIRKALNIQTNPT; translated from the coding sequence ATGGCACGCACCGAGGCGAAGGTCCGCGAGCTCATCGAGGGCGACCCCGGGATGGAGGACGCCATCGAAGCCCTCCTCGAGCATCGCGGCGAGGACATCGAGTGGCGGGACGTCAAAGGCGACCTCACCAGCGGACAGTGGGGTCGCCTCATCGAGAAAGGCGTCCTCGAAGAGTCCGGCGACGCCTTCCGCCTCGCCGACCCCGACGACGTCGAAGCCGCCGTCGGCGAAGACATCGAATACCAGGGCGACGACGCCGACGACGACGAGGGCTCCGGGTGGACGACCTGGGACAAACTCGCCGCGCTCGTCGCGCTCGGCATGTTCGCCGGTTACTCCTACCACCCCGTCCGCGACGCCGTCGGCAGCGTCCTCAACGTCGCGCTCGGCCCCATCGCCGACGTCCTCCCCTTCTACCTCGTCATCATGTGTCTCGCCGTCTTCACGGGCTTCTACTCCACGCTCCTCCAGGCGAACCTCATGGACATGGACAAGATGTCCGACTACCAGGAACGCATGAAGGACATCCAGGAGCGACAGAAAGCCGCGCGCGAACGCGGCGACGACGAAGCCCTCGACCAGATCCGAGACGAGCAGATGGACGCCATGGGCGACCAGATGGGCATGATGAAACAGCAGGTCCGCCCGATGGTCTGGATCATGGTCATCACCATCCCCGTCTTCCTCTGGATGTACTGGAAGCTCCTCGCCCCCGGCCACCTCGCCGACGCCCAGAAGCTCATCACGCTCCCCTTCATCGGCGAGACCAACCTCACCGCCGGCGTCCTCGGCCCCATCCAGGCGTGGATCCTCTGGTACTTCCTCTGCTCTATGGGCTTCAGCCAGGTCATCCGGAAAGCCCTCAACATCCAGACGAATCCCACGTAG
- a CDS encoding fumarylacetoacetate hydrolase family protein has product MRLARVRTPDGVVTGELRDGHVDTPNGPYEVDDEALLAPCRPSALYCVGRNYAATLDQMDYDRPDDPDFFIKPPVSVVGPGEPIPYPSFSDEVTYAGELAAVIDKTCKHVPPEEVSEVVRGYTIMNDVDALDQPGRTARKAFDGSGPLGPWVETDVDPTDVDMRTEINGETRQEANTGQMLFDPYEVVSFLSERFTLRPGDVVAFGSPANPGVIEPGDAVEITYEGVGTLTNDVVEAE; this is encoded by the coding sequence ATGCGACTCGCACGCGTCAGGACGCCGGACGGCGTCGTCACTGGAGAACTCCGTGACGGCCACGTCGACACGCCGAACGGCCCCTACGAGGTCGACGACGAAGCACTGCTCGCGCCCTGCCGGCCGTCCGCGCTCTACTGCGTCGGCCGGAACTACGCCGCGACGCTCGACCAGATGGACTACGACCGCCCCGACGACCCCGACTTCTTCATCAAACCGCCCGTCTCCGTCGTCGGCCCCGGCGAACCCATCCCCTATCCCTCATTTTCCGACGAGGTGACGTACGCCGGCGAACTCGCCGCGGTCATCGATAAGACCTGCAAGCACGTCCCGCCGGAGGAGGTGTCGGAGGTCGTCCGCGGCTACACCATCATGAACGACGTCGACGCCCTCGACCAGCCCGGTAGAACGGCGCGAAAAGCCTTCGACGGCTCCGGCCCGCTCGGCCCGTGGGTGGAGACGGACGTCGACCCGACTGACGTCGACATGCGCACCGAAATCAACGGCGAGACGCGCCAGGAAGCCAACACCGGCCAGATGCTCTTCGACCCTTACGAGGTCGTGAGCTTCCTCAGCGAGCGCTTCACGCTCCGCCCCGGCGACGTCGTCGCGTTCGGCAGCCCCGCCAACCCCGGCGTCATCGAACCCGGCGACGCCGTCGAAATCACCTACGAGGGCGTCGGCACCCTCACGAACGACGTCGTCGAAGCGGAGTAG
- a CDS encoding redox-regulated ATPase YchF, which yields MSYKIGLVGKPSVGKSSFFNAATMNDVPEGAYPFTTIDPAVGEAYVRTDCAAPDFDEECQPNTGYCEHGKRFVATQLVDVAGLIPGAHEGKGLGNQFLTDLNEADVLVHIVDFSGKTDPEGEPTEGHDPREDIDFLEEELDQWYLGILEKGIERFESKHMEEVELEVELAEQMSAFGTNKDELKQIMLGLGLDLDPKTWSDEDELELAREIRKRTKPMVVAANKLDTPEGQENYAEITEDPEYEDVTVVPCSVHAEKALKNAAEQGVVDYTAGDEDFEIVADVSDEQREGLEQIREYVNEFGGTGVQEALETALFEELGLKAVFTGDASLNWTHGPFPDVFLLPEDATAQDFAYHIHSDIGDGFLHGIDCRSKRQLGKDTVLDHNDVVEIVTTA from the coding sequence ATGAGCTACAAAATCGGTCTCGTCGGGAAACCGTCAGTCGGCAAATCCTCCTTCTTCAACGCCGCGACGATGAACGACGTGCCGGAGGGCGCGTACCCCTTCACGACGATTGACCCGGCCGTCGGCGAGGCGTACGTCCGCACGGACTGCGCCGCGCCGGACTTCGACGAGGAGTGCCAGCCGAACACCGGCTACTGCGAGCACGGGAAGCGCTTCGTCGCCACCCAGCTCGTCGACGTCGCCGGCCTCATTCCCGGCGCACACGAAGGGAAAGGGCTCGGGAACCAGTTCCTCACCGACCTGAACGAGGCCGACGTCCTCGTCCACATCGTCGACTTCTCCGGGAAGACCGACCCCGAGGGCGAACCCACCGAGGGCCACGACCCCCGCGAGGACATCGACTTCTTAGAGGAGGAGCTCGACCAGTGGTATCTCGGCATCCTCGAGAAGGGCATCGAGCGCTTCGAGTCGAAGCACATGGAGGAAGTCGAACTCGAAGTCGAGCTCGCCGAGCAGATGAGCGCGTTCGGGACGAACAAGGACGAGCTGAAGCAGATCATGCTCGGCCTCGGACTCGACCTCGACCCCAAGACGTGGAGCGACGAGGACGAACTCGAACTCGCGCGGGAGATTCGGAAGCGGACGAAGCCGATGGTCGTCGCGGCGAACAAACTCGACACGCCCGAAGGCCAGGAGAACTACGCGGAAATCACCGAAGACCCCGAGTACGAGGACGTGACCGTCGTCCCGTGCAGCGTGCACGCGGAGAAAGCCCTCAAGAACGCCGCCGAGCAGGGCGTCGTCGACTACACGGCCGGCGACGAGGACTTCGAGATCGTCGCGGACGTCAGCGACGAGCAGCGAGAGGGGTTAGAGCAGATTCGGGAGTACGTGAACGAGTTCGGCGGGACGGGCGTGCAGGAGGCGCTGGAGACGGCGCTCTTCGAGGAGCTCGGCCTGAAAGCGGTCTTCACCGGTGACGCGAGCCTGAACTGGACGCACGGGCCGTTCCCGGACGTCTTCCTCCTCCCGGAGGACGCGACGGCGCAGGACTTCGCGTACCACATTCACTCGGACATCGGCGACGGCTTCCTGCACGGCATCGACTGCCGGTCGAAGCGCCAGCTCGGGAAGGACACCGTCCTCGACCACAACGACGTGGTCGAGATCGTCACGACGGCCTAA
- a CDS encoding alpha/beta hydrolase has translation MSAHRGDDPHGDAQVVTTGAALDDASAAVVMAHGRGATPRSVLGLASEFDVDDVAYLAPAAAGNTWYPNPFTAPRERNEPSVSSAMNAIRRAVDRAADAVGRDSVVLLGFSQGACLASDYVARNPARYGGLVAFSGGLIGDAIDEEEYEGDLDSTPVFLGCSDRDPHIPESRVHETRDVLDALGADVTERIYEGMGHTIVQDEVEHAAEIVADARGN, from the coding sequence ATGAGCGCGCACCGCGGCGACGACCCCCACGGCGACGCGCAGGTCGTGACGACGGGCGCAGCCCTCGACGACGCGAGCGCGGCGGTCGTGATGGCGCACGGCCGCGGCGCGACCCCGCGTAGCGTCCTCGGCCTCGCGTCCGAGTTCGACGTCGACGACGTCGCCTACCTCGCCCCCGCCGCCGCCGGGAACACGTGGTATCCGAACCCGTTCACCGCGCCGCGCGAGCGCAACGAACCCAGCGTCTCCTCCGCGATGAACGCCATCCGCCGCGCCGTCGACCGCGCCGCCGACGCCGTCGGCCGCGACAGCGTCGTCCTCCTCGGCTTCAGCCAGGGGGCCTGCCTCGCCAGCGATTACGTCGCCCGCAACCCCGCGCGGTACGGCGGCCTCGTCGCCTTCTCCGGCGGACTCATCGGCGACGCCATCGACGAGGAAGAGTACGAGGGGGACCTCGATAGCACGCCGGTCTTCCTCGGGTGTAGCGACCGCGACCCCCACATTCCGGAGTCCCGCGTGCACGAGACCCGCGACGTCCTCGACGCGCTCGGCGCGGACGTCACCGAACGAATCTACGAGGGGATGGGTCACACCATCGTGCAGGACGAAGTCGAGCACGCCGCAGAAATCGTCGCAGACGCGCGCGGGAACTAA
- a CDS encoding adenylate kinase — protein sequence MSNPHILILGAPGAGKGTQSSRLAEEYDIDHITTGDALRNNKDMETEYGTPRSFMESGELVPDPVVNEIVEAALEQADGFVLDGYPRNESQVEYLSDATDLDVVLYLDVPEEELVRRLAGRRVCDDCGATYHVEFDQPEEEGVCDECGGELVQREDDTEETVRERIRVYEENTEPVIEHYRGTDAFEAVDGDQGPDDVWSDIVDAVERHVE from the coding sequence ATGAGCAACCCACACATCCTCATTCTCGGCGCGCCGGGCGCGGGGAAAGGGACGCAGAGCAGCCGGCTCGCCGAGGAGTACGACATCGACCACATCACCACGGGCGACGCCCTCCGCAACAACAAGGACATGGAGACGGAGTACGGCACGCCCCGTTCGTTCATGGAGTCCGGTGAGCTCGTCCCCGACCCCGTCGTGAACGAGATCGTCGAAGCCGCCCTCGAACAGGCGGACGGCTTCGTCCTCGACGGCTATCCCCGCAACGAGAGTCAGGTGGAGTACCTCTCGGACGCGACGGACCTCGACGTCGTCCTCTACCTCGACGTGCCGGAAGAAGAACTCGTCCGTCGGCTCGCCGGCCGCCGCGTCTGCGACGACTGCGGGGCGACCTACCACGTCGAGTTCGACCAGCCGGAAGAAGAAGGCGTCTGCGACGAGTGCGGCGGCGAGCTCGTGCAGCGCGAGGACGACACGGAGGAGACCGTGCGCGAGCGCATCCGCGTCTACGAGGAGAACACCGAACCCGTCATCGAGCACTACCGCGGGACCGACGCGTTCGAAGCCGTCGACGGCGACCAGGGCCCCGACGACGTCTGGTCGGACATCGTCGACGCCGTCGAGCGGCACGTAGAGTGA
- a CDS encoding DUF5518 domain-containing protein, with translation MKRSTLAIVGLGAFTTAVLSFLPFAPIAGGALTGFTASDSRFRGTYMGAASGLVGFVPVFVVGVIAGVFAGASWGVGAVGPAQFVGYLAIAAVVFALAYYVGLGALGGFLGARYRARLFSGSRSTDADVDANANSDPA, from the coding sequence ATGAAGCGAAGCACGCTCGCCATCGTGGGGCTGGGCGCGTTCACGACCGCGGTGCTCTCCTTCCTCCCGTTCGCCCCCATCGCGGGCGGCGCGCTCACGGGCTTCACGGCGAGCGACAGCCGATTCCGCGGCACCTACATGGGCGCGGCGTCCGGCCTCGTCGGGTTCGTCCCCGTCTTCGTCGTCGGCGTCATCGCCGGCGTCTTCGCCGGTGCCAGCTGGGGCGTCGGCGCTGTCGGCCCCGCGCAGTTCGTCGGCTACCTCGCCATCGCCGCCGTCGTCTTCGCGCTCGCCTACTACGTCGGCCTCGGCGCGCTCGGCGGCTTCCTCGGCGCTCGCTACCGCGCCCGCCTCTTCTCCGGCTCGCGCTCCACCGACGCGGACGTCGACGCGAACGCGAACTCCGACCCGGCTTAG
- a CDS encoding cupin domain-containing protein, giving the protein MEPTNLEEAFGAFEETWSPRVVAELNGQEVKVARLEGEFVWHSHAEADELFYVLDGDLTIEFRDEADAHLSAGDLLVVPAGVEHKPVAEEEVKAMLFEPAETLNTGDADDADLTVEEPERLD; this is encoded by the coding sequence ATGGAGCCGACGAATCTCGAGGAGGCGTTCGGGGCGTTCGAGGAGACGTGGTCGCCGCGCGTCGTCGCCGAGTTGAACGGGCAGGAAGTGAAGGTCGCGCGCCTAGAGGGCGAGTTCGTCTGGCACAGCCACGCAGAGGCTGACGAGCTGTTCTACGTGCTCGACGGCGACCTCACCATCGAGTTCCGCGACGAGGCGGACGCACACCTCTCGGCCGGCGACCTGCTCGTCGTACCGGCGGGCGTCGAGCACAAACCCGTGGCCGAAGAGGAAGTGAAGGCGATGTTGTTCGAGCCGGCGGAGACGCTGAATACGGGGGACGCCGACGACGCAGACCTCACCGTCGAGGAGCCGGAGCGGCTCGACTGA
- the cmk gene encoding (d)CMP kinase, producing MLVTISGPPGSGKSTVASTLADHLDYEHISGGDIFRGLADERGVTLEEFNELAEEDPQIDKDLDRQLRETAREQDNVVLESRLAGWMAGEYADIKIWLDAPLGTRCRRIAEREEKTPAAARKETEKREASETARYREYYDIDFDDLTIYDLSINTARWGPDEVTDVVLYAVDAYEPGNDEGPTPIENIRYEF from the coding sequence ATGTTAGTCACGATTTCCGGGCCGCCGGGGAGCGGGAAGTCGACGGTCGCGTCGACGCTGGCGGACCACCTCGACTACGAGCACATCTCGGGTGGCGACATCTTCCGCGGGCTGGCGGACGAACGTGGCGTGACGTTGGAGGAGTTCAACGAGCTCGCCGAGGAGGACCCGCAGATCGACAAGGACCTCGACAGGCAGCTGCGGGAGACGGCGCGCGAGCAGGATAACGTCGTGCTCGAATCCCGGCTCGCCGGCTGGATGGCGGGCGAGTACGCGGACATCAAGATCTGGCTGGACGCGCCGCTAGGCACGCGGTGTCGGCGGATCGCGGAGCGCGAGGAGAAGACGCCGGCGGCGGCGCGGAAGGAGACGGAGAAGCGGGAAGCGTCGGAGACGGCGCGCTACCGCGAGTACTACGATATCGACTTCGACGACCTCACTATCTACGACCTCTCTATCAACACGGCGCGGTGGGGGCCGGACGAGGTGACGGACGTCGTGCTCTACGCCGTCGACGCGTACGAACCCGGGAACGACGAAGGGCCGACGCCCATCGAGAACATCCGCTACGAGTTTTAA
- a CDS encoding DUF7385 family protein codes for MDDTAYTELISSLTPYEEAGSVKTYTNTVSLACPACESPFDDLVVCRDEFNSLELSKVLDLCVTTHDDDVLLFTHQ; via the coding sequence ATGGACGACACAGCGTACACCGAACTCATCTCGTCGCTGACGCCGTACGAGGAGGCCGGCAGCGTGAAGACTTACACGAACACGGTCAGTCTGGCCTGCCCGGCCTGCGAATCGCCGTTCGACGACCTCGTCGTCTGCCGCGACGAGTTCAACAGCCTCGAACTCTCCAAGGTCCTCGACCTCTGCGTCACGACGCACGACGACGACGTCCTGCTCTTCACTCACCAGTAG
- a CDS encoding PKD domain-containing protein: protein MDPVFPDVWWTLREKPATEHGEVAAASPKPIPTRRSSGEASTGRRGQSEVVGTLLTITVLVVTISVAGMFATVHLAGQNVDGGALASCQIDYHGEDGPVTITHDGGRAFDTATLRVIFENATSGTSTRAFAVADGDADSTFEPGESGTFGRIGERTTVTVTTSDTIVCTEVLAPRSETTTATSSDPDETTSEPTPTTTPANAPPDADAGSDARVDGERGSTTDLRGSATDSDGDTLTYDWEITDADGIERSVALRDAATTTPTFEVTGNVTDRNHTVTVELTVADGDGATASDTTTVTVTEHNPPPTVDAGNDTQADGSDTPAAATALGSPPDDATVSPADTTQRVYAVDASGALAPGQTGVSDLLDSVTLDAAASDPDGDPLTYDWTVVDADGIADKIALRDDDTLRPTFAVTSLVSQRDRTVTLRLTATDADGATASDTVNVTVLSNKPPNAVIDRDSSRLFTTNLNASESTDPDGDPLTYEWKISNTGGFDLDQLRLDQSGATASVSSIRRILWLFLGSTHDVEITLVVSDDDGATDTATITVGLRGP, encoded by the coding sequence GTGGACCCCGTCTTCCCGGACGTGTGGTGGACGCTGCGGGAAAAGCCAGCTACGGAGCACGGTGAGGTAGCCGCGGCGTCCCCGAAACCCATACCCACGAGGCGGTCGTCGGGCGAAGCGTCGACGGGTCGTCGCGGTCAGTCGGAGGTCGTCGGCACCCTGCTCACGATCACCGTTCTCGTCGTGACAATCAGCGTCGCCGGGATGTTCGCGACGGTCCACCTCGCCGGGCAGAACGTCGACGGCGGAGCGCTCGCGAGCTGTCAGATCGACTATCACGGCGAGGACGGCCCCGTCACAATCACGCACGACGGCGGGCGCGCATTCGACACCGCGACGCTCCGCGTCATCTTCGAGAACGCGACGAGCGGAACGAGCACACGCGCCTTCGCGGTCGCCGACGGCGACGCCGACTCCACGTTCGAACCCGGCGAGAGCGGTACGTTCGGCCGAATAGGCGAGCGCACGACCGTCACCGTCACGACGAGCGACACCATCGTCTGTACAGAAGTCCTCGCGCCACGCTCGGAGACGACCACTGCGACGTCCAGCGACCCGGACGAAACGACGAGTGAGCCGACTCCCACGACGACGCCGGCGAACGCGCCGCCGGACGCCGACGCCGGTTCGGACGCGCGAGTCGACGGCGAGCGAGGCAGCACGACCGACCTCCGGGGGAGCGCGACGGACTCCGATGGCGACACCCTCACCTACGACTGGGAGATCACCGACGCCGACGGCATCGAGCGCAGCGTCGCGCTCCGCGACGCCGCCACTACCACGCCGACGTTCGAGGTGACGGGCAACGTCACCGACCGAAACCACACGGTCACCGTCGAGCTCACCGTCGCCGACGGCGACGGCGCGACCGCCTCCGACACGACGACCGTCACTGTGACCGAACACAACCCGCCGCCGACCGTCGACGCCGGCAACGACACGCAGGCCGACGGGAGCGACACACCCGCCGCCGCGACCGCCCTCGGAAGCCCGCCCGACGACGCGACCGTCTCCCCAGCCGACACGACCCAGCGCGTCTACGCCGTCGACGCGAGCGGCGCGCTCGCCCCCGGTCAGACCGGCGTGAGCGACCTCCTCGACAGCGTCACTCTCGACGCCGCCGCCAGCGACCCCGACGGCGACCCCCTCACCTACGACTGGACGGTCGTCGACGCCGACGGTATCGCCGACAAAATCGCCCTCCGCGACGACGACACCCTCCGCCCGACCTTCGCCGTCACCAGTCTCGTCAGCCAGCGCGACCGCACCGTCACCCTCCGCCTCACCGCCACCGACGCCGACGGCGCGACCGCCTCCGACACCGTCAACGTCACCGTCCTCTCCAACAAACCGCCGAACGCGGTCATCGACCGAGACTCCAGCCGCCTCTTCACCACGAATCTCAACGCATCCGAGAGCACCGACCCCGACGGCGACCCTCTTACCTACGAGTGGAAGATCAGCAACACGGGCGGCTTCGACCTCGACCAACTCCGGCTCGACCAGTCCGGCGCAACGGCGAGTGTTTCCAGTATACGTCGGATACTCTGGCTCTTCCTCGGGTCAACCCACGACGTCGAAATCACCCTCGTCGTCTCCGACGACGACGGCGCGACCGACACCGCGACGATTACTGTCGGGCTCCGCGGCCCGTGA